CGTTCCAGGTTCCGGGCATCGAGAACGTGGATAACGACGTCGGGGCGCTCATTCAGGAGAATCTCCCGCGCGACACGCTCCTCTTCGGTTATGGGCAAAATGGAGTACATGCCGGGAGTATCGATAATCTCGCATGTCTGCCCCTCTATGGTAGTGGTCCCGCGCGATACCTCAACCGACGTGCCCGGATAATTGGAAACCGCCACATAGGCGCCGGTAAGGGCATTAAAAAGGACACTCTTCCCCACATTGGGATTTCCAACCAGGGCCACTTTTTTCCCCCCCGAGGACAGGGGCTCAGCATTGCCATGGCAGGAGCGTTTACGCTCGAACATTCCCATCTGGAATAACTCCTTCACTTAAACGTATTGCTACCGTTATTGTTATTGATATTCACTTTCATGTGAAAACTCAAAAAATACACGACGTGAACTTCCGTCGCGTACTAGGGACGGCACTTCGAGCAGAGCCCGTAAAGCTCCAGTTTGTGATGTTTGATTAGAAACCCGTGGAGAGAGGCAACCTCTTCCTGAAGTTTTTCTATGCTCTCATTCTCGAACTCGATAATGGCGCCGCACTCAGTACAGACCAGGTGGTCGTGATGCTCCCCCTCCGAAACGTGCTCGTAGCGGGTTTGCCCATCGCCGAAATGGATCTCGCGGGCAATGCCCGACTCGGCGAAAAGCTTGAGGGTGCGGTAAACCGTGGCATAGCCGATACTGGGATGCTTCGCCCTGAGTTTGAGATAAAGCTCCTCAATACTCAAATGCCTGTCGGAAGAGAGAAAAGCGTCGAGAATAATGTCGCGCTGCTGGGTCGATTTGAGGCCCCGCTTAGCGATATAGTCCTGAAATATTTTCTGTTTAGCCTTTTTCATCCGGCCCTCAAACTGAAAGTGATTTTCAACATAGTCGAGATACCGTTACCTGTCAATCTGTTTTTAATTTATTCGAATATATCCCTTCACAAAACAAATCAGTATATATTTTTTTGAATATTTGCTAGGCTACCTTGCATAGGAGGTGCGACAATGAACGAGGTGTTGATGCTTGCAGGTTTTTTTGCTTTTTGGGTTGTCCTCAACAAGATAATTCTGCCGAAGTTGGGGGTAAACACCTGAATGGCTGATGCGTGTTCTTCCGGGAAGAAGAACGGTAATAAGGATGACGAAAAAGGGGCGTGAGATTCACGCCCCTTTCAATTTCTCAACGGCGGGCTTCTTCAACCACCACCAGATACCCGTCAGGATCAAAACACCAGAACTCCTTGATGCCGTAAGGCTTTGTCTCCAGGGGATAGAAAACCTCCAGATCCTCCTCCACAACTGCATCGTAGGTTTCCACAATATCATCTACCGTCACGTGTATCGTCATGCCGACACCCTTGGGAAACTCATCGAAACGCCCCCCCAATGCCGGATGCGCCTGAACCACGGAAGCTTCCTCCACAAAAATTATCTCCCACCCGTCCCGTTTCAAGGTTAGATGCTCAGGGGCGCCACGAACGGTAAGCGCCCGCGTCACGTCCAGCTCCAGGATACCGGCATAGAATGCCTCGGTGGCGTATAAATCCACTACAGTGAGCTGAATGGAGACTCCCGCTGCCGCCATGGTCTCACTCCCCCCCGAACCACTGCATGCTGAAGCGGGACAGGACGCTCAGGTAATTGGAAAAGATCATGATCCCGACGATAATGAGGAAGACGCCGGTAACGATCTCGAATATGCGGATATGTTTCTTGAAACGGTTGAACACCGTCAGAAACTGGTGCATGGCCAGGGATGAGAGGAAAAATGGTATTGCCAGCCCCATGGAATAGATGAAGAGGAGAAGGACTCCGCGGGATACCGTCCCTTCAGTTGCAGCCACCATAAGAATAGAAGCCAGAATGGGACCGATGCAGGGTGTCCATCCGGCGGCAAAGGCCACTCCCACCACGAAGCTTCCGAGATAACCGGCAGGCTTGCGATGCACTGTAACCCGTTTTTCTCCGAGCAGGAGGTTAATCGGCACCAGTCCGGTAACATGAACCCCGAAGATAATGATCAGCACCCCGCCAACCTTGCGGATGATATCCATGTGCTCCTGGAGGAACCCGCCGATGAAGGTTGCGGAGGCCCCCAGCAGGACAAAGACGAAGGTGAATCCGGCAATGAAAAGGAGGGTATGCAGGATTGTCTGCTTCCGTACCTCGTGGGTCGGGTGTTCTGCCTGGATTTCAGAGAACGATAGCCCCGTTATGTATGTGATGAATGATGGAATGAGCGGTAACACGCACGGGGAGAGAAATGAAAATAACCCTGCGATGAACGCACCGAAAAAACTGACGT
The nucleotide sequence above comes from Geobacter benzoatilyticus. Encoded proteins:
- a CDS encoding Fur family transcriptional regulator, whose amino-acid sequence is MKKAKQKIFQDYIAKRGLKSTQQRDIILDAFLSSDRHLSIEELYLKLRAKHPSIGYATVYRTLKLFAESGIAREIHFGDGQTRYEHVSEGEHHDHLVCTECGAIIEFENESIEKLQEEVASLHGFLIKHHKLELYGLCSKCRP
- a CDS encoding VOC family protein, whose protein sequence is MAAAGVSIQLTVVDLYATEAFYAGILELDVTRALTVRGAPEHLTLKRDGWEIIFVEEASVVQAHPALGGRFDEFPKGVGMTIHVTVDDIVETYDAVVEEDLEVFYPLETKPYGIKEFWCFDPDGYLVVVEEARR
- a CDS encoding cytochrome c biogenesis CcdA family protein, which gives rise to MDTSNVSFFGAFIAGLFSFLSPCVLPLIPSFITYITGLSFSEIQAEHPTHEVRKQTILHTLLFIAGFTFVFVLLGASATFIGGFLQEHMDIIRKVGGVLIIIFGVHVTGLVPINLLLGEKRVTVHRKPAGYLGSFVVGVAFAAGWTPCIGPILASILMVAATEGTVSRGVLLLFIYSMGLAIPFFLSSLAMHQFLTVFNRFKKHIRIFEIVTGVFLIIVGIMIFSNYLSVLSRFSMQWFGGE